One Ciconia boyciana chromosome 9, ASM3463844v1, whole genome shotgun sequence genomic window carries:
- the BCAR1 gene encoding breast cancer anti-estrogen resistance protein 1 isoform X2: MTPHGPAGPGSPHRRGALLQNVLAKALYDNVAESPDELSFRKGDIMTVLERNTQGLDGWWLCSLHGRQGIVPGNRLKILVGMYDKKQQQQAPGPAQGQAPPQPPVPQPALPYHHQGGYTPLSPASQYTPMHPAYAPQGDNVYLMPVPSKGQPGLYPGSAPTGQFPPAPAKQPPAYPKQTPPHAFPSPSQEIYQVPTSLGQAVEAYPGGSASPPQDVYQVPPSASQSQDIYQVPPSLDMRSWEGHKPQGKVLVPTRVGQVYIYDSPKGEQDAYDFPRHLHSAGSQEIYDVPPVRGGVPSQFSQEVYDTPPMAVKGPNGQDPGQEIYDVPPSVEKNLHQTVYDIPPSVSKDVPDGPAREETYDVPPSFAKQKAFDPSRHPLALAQQEPYLPEDVYDVPPTAGKGAPEPPLSHEIYDVPPSLKKLGGSVFPSQEVYDVPRDLHTLGKGSVDTEGEYIYDVPPQVDREAKGADAKRLSASSTGSTRSNISTSSLDVVPVKEPAKGAGKEFSLDLDAAMETLAKLQHGVGGAVSYLMSFIGANWRSPEHMEANAASIRGAAEGVRTALRDLLEFARGAVGNAAQASDRSLYAKLSKQLQKMEEVYQALARHGQALDACHWAPSALAGGKLGTDDLEHFVMHSRGVPDDTKQLASFLHGNASLLFKRTKPAAESGGHGPPHPSDKASSIQSRPLPSPPKLLAQESPDGPYENSESGWMEDYDYVHLQGKEEFEKTQKELLEKGNIIRQSKDQLEHQQLKQFERLEQEVTRPIDNDLSNWSPPQHYGLARGGGVLCPADRQLLLFYLEQCEANLTTLTNAVDAFFTAVSTNQPPKIFVAHSKFVILSAHKLVFIGDTLSRQAKAQDVQHKVMHYSNLLCEMLKEIVVTTKAAALHYPSPAASKDMVERVKDLANSTQQFRMVLGQLAAM; encoded by the exons ATGACTCCCCacgggccggcggggcccggctcACCGCACCGGCGCGGGGCTCTCTTGCAGAACGTGCTGGCCAAGGCGCTGTACGACAACGTGGCCGAGTCCCCGGACGAGCTCTCCTTCCGCAAGGGCGACATCATGACGGTGCTGGAACGCAACACCCAGGGGCTGGACGGCTGGTGGCTCTGCTCGCTCCACGGCCGTCAGGGCATCGTCCCTGGGAACCGCCTCAAGATCCTGGTGGGGATGTAcgacaagaagcagcagcagcaagcgCCTGGCCCGGCGCAGGGGCAGgcgccgccgcagccgccggtGCCCCAGCCGGCTCTGCCTTACCACCACCAAGGGGGTTACACCCCGCTGTCGCCCGCCTCGCAGTACACACCCATGCACCCTGCTTATGCCCCCCAAGGGGACAACGTCTACCTGATGCCGGTCCCCAGCAAGGGGCAGCCAGGTCTCTACCCGGGCTCGGCGCCCACCGGACAGTTTCCGCCTGCCCCGGCTAAGCAGCCACCCGCCTACCCGAAGCAGACACCTCCCcatgccttccccagccccagccaggagaTCTACCAGGTGCCAACCTCCCTGGGCCAAGCAGTGGAGGCGTACCCCgggggctctgccagccccccccAGGACGTCTACCAGGTTCCTCCCTCGGCCAGTCAGTCTCAAGACATCTACCAGGTGCCCCCATCGTTGGAcatgagaagctgggaagggcACAAGCCCCAGGGAAAG GTGCTGGTGCCCACCCGTGTGGGGCAAGTGTACATCTACGACTCCCCCAAGGGCGAGCAGGATGCGTACGATTTCCCTCGCCACCTCCACTCTGCTGGCTCCCAGGAGATCTACGATGTGCCACCTGTCCGAGGGGGTGTCCCGAGCCAGTTCAGCCAggag GTCTATGACACCCCCCCCATGGCAGTGAAGGGTCCCAACGGGCAGGACCCAGGGCAGGAGATCTACGATGTGCCCCCCAGCGTGGAGAAGAACCTGCACCAAACT GTGTACGACATCCCCCCCTCGGTAAGTAAGGATGTGCCGGATGGCCCGGCGCGGGAGGAGACCTACGATGTGCCCCCCTCCTTTGCCAAGCAGAAAGCCTTCGACCCCTCCCGCCACCCCCTCGCCCTGGCCCAGCAGGAGCCCTACTTGCCGGAGGATGTCTACGACGTGCCACCGACAGCTGGGAAAGGTGCCCCTGAGCCGCCACTCTCCCATGAGATCTACGACGTGCCCCCCAGCCTCAAGAAGCTGGGTGGGTCGGTCTTCCCCTCCCAGGAGGTGTACGACGTGCCCCGGGACCTGCACACCCTGGGCAAGGGCTCCGTGGACACAGAGGGCGAGTACATCTATGACGTCCCACCGCAAGTGGACCGCGAGGCCAAGGGCGCTGACGCCAAACGCCTCTCGGCCTCCAGCACGGGCAGCACCCGCAGCAACATCTCCACATCCTCGCTGGATGTGGTGCCCGTGAAGGAGCCGGCCAAGGGAGCCGGTAAGGAGTTCTCCCTGGACTTGGATGCTGCCATGGAGACACTGGCCAAGCTCCAGCACGGTGTCGGCGGTGCTGTCTCCTACCTCATGTCCTTCATCGGTGCCAACTGGCGCAGCCCCGAGCACATGGAGGCCAATGCCGCCAGCATCCGCGGGGCAGCCGAGGGTGTCCGGACGGCCCTCCGGGACCTGCTGGAGTTTGCCCGGGGGGCAGTGGGCAATGCCGCCCAGGCCTCCGACCGCTCCCTCTATGCCAAGCTCagcaaacagctgcagaagaTGGAGGAGGTCTACCAGGCCCTGGCACGGCATGGCCAAGCGCTGGACGCTTGCCACTGGGCCCCGAGCGCCCTGGCCGGTGGCAAGCTGGGCACGGATGACTTGGAGCACTTTGTCATGCACTCACGCGGCGTCCCCGATGACACCAAGCAGTTGGCCTCCTTCCTGCATGGCAACGCCTCCCTCCTCTTCAAACGGACAAAGCCGGCGGCGGAGAGTGGCGGCCACGGGCCCCCTCACCCCTCCGACAAGGCCAGCAGCATCCAGTCAcggcccctgccctccccgcccaAGCTACTGGCCCAGGAGTCACCCGATGGGCCCTATGAGAACAGCGAGAGCGGCTGGATGGAGGATTATGACTACGTCCATCTCCAG ggCAAGGAGGAGTTTGAGAAGACCcagaaggagctgctggagaaaggCAACATCATCCGGCAGAGCAAGGACCAGCTGGAGCACCAGCAG CTGAAGCAGTTCGAGCGCCTGGAGCAGGAGGTGACGCGCCCCATCGACAATGACCTGTCCAACTGGAGCCCCCCCCAGCACTACGGCCTGGCACGGGGTGGTGGGGTCCTGTGTCCTGCCGACcgccagctcctcctcttctaCCTGGAGCAGTGCGAGGCCAACCTCACCACGCTCACCAATGCCGTCGACGCCTTCTTCACCGCCGTCAGCACCAACCAACCCCCCAAGATCTTTGTGGCCCACAGCAAGTTCGTCATCCTCAGTGCCCACAAGCTCGTCTTCATCGGGGACACACTGTCCCGGCAGGCCAAGGCCCAGGATGTCCAGCACAAGGTGATGCACTACAGCAACCTCCTCTGCGAGATGCTCAAAGAGATCGTGGTGACCACCAAGGCAGCCGCCCTCCACTACCCTTCTCCCGCCGCCTCTAAGGACATGGTGGAGCGTGTCAAGGACCTTGCCAACAGCACGCAGCAGTTCAGGATGGTGCTGGGCCAGCTGGCGGCCATGTGA
- the BCAR1 gene encoding breast cancer anti-estrogen resistance protein 1 isoform X1, with amino-acid sequence MRKAAARPPERGQGPPPTPPPPWGGRAPWRDLGPAPPCRGRRGLAPQPSWPGGRRRSGAAGETPPGPPASPGRGLPAGRGGRRQQAGKPGSRQQQAAAGSHRLPARPLRGGGRACGSGPAIPGGGGSPRPAAACPAAATAPNVLAKALYDNVAESPDELSFRKGDIMTVLERNTQGLDGWWLCSLHGRQGIVPGNRLKILVGMYDKKQQQQAPGPAQGQAPPQPPVPQPALPYHHQGGYTPLSPASQYTPMHPAYAPQGDNVYLMPVPSKGQPGLYPGSAPTGQFPPAPAKQPPAYPKQTPPHAFPSPSQEIYQVPTSLGQAVEAYPGGSASPPQDVYQVPPSASQSQDIYQVPPSLDMRSWEGHKPQGKVLVPTRVGQVYIYDSPKGEQDAYDFPRHLHSAGSQEIYDVPPVRGGVPSQFSQEVYDTPPMAVKGPNGQDPGQEIYDVPPSVEKNLHQTVYDIPPSVSKDVPDGPAREETYDVPPSFAKQKAFDPSRHPLALAQQEPYLPEDVYDVPPTAGKGAPEPPLSHEIYDVPPSLKKLGGSVFPSQEVYDVPRDLHTLGKGSVDTEGEYIYDVPPQVDREAKGADAKRLSASSTGSTRSNISTSSLDVVPVKEPAKGAGKEFSLDLDAAMETLAKLQHGVGGAVSYLMSFIGANWRSPEHMEANAASIRGAAEGVRTALRDLLEFARGAVGNAAQASDRSLYAKLSKQLQKMEEVYQALARHGQALDACHWAPSALAGGKLGTDDLEHFVMHSRGVPDDTKQLASFLHGNASLLFKRTKPAAESGGHGPPHPSDKASSIQSRPLPSPPKLLAQESPDGPYENSESGWMEDYDYVHLQGKEEFEKTQKELLEKGNIIRQSKDQLEHQQLKQFERLEQEVTRPIDNDLSNWSPPQHYGLARGGGVLCPADRQLLLFYLEQCEANLTTLTNAVDAFFTAVSTNQPPKIFVAHSKFVILSAHKLVFIGDTLSRQAKAQDVQHKVMHYSNLLCEMLKEIVVTTKAAALHYPSPAASKDMVERVKDLANSTQQFRMVLGQLAAM; translated from the exons atgaggaaggccgcagcccggccccccGAGCGCGGACAgggccccccccccaccccacccccgcCCTGGGGCGGCCGAGCCCCCTGGCGTGACCTTGGCCCAGCCCCGCCGTGCCGCGGGCGCCGAGGCCTTGCCCCGCAACCCTCCTGGCCTGGCGGGCGACGGCGCTCCGGGGCCGCCGGGGAGACCCCACCGGGGCCGCCGGCCTCCCCGGGCCGCGGTCTCCctgccgggcggggcgggcgccggcagcaggcagggaaacccggcagcaggcagcagcaggcagcagcaggcagccacCGCCTCCCTGCCCGGCCGCTGCGGGGAGGCGGGAGAGCCTGCGGGTCCGGTCCCGCCatcccgggcggcggcgggagcccaCGGCCGGCTGCGGCCTGTCCCGCCGCCGCCACGGCACCG AACGTGCTGGCCAAGGCGCTGTACGACAACGTGGCCGAGTCCCCGGACGAGCTCTCCTTCCGCAAGGGCGACATCATGACGGTGCTGGAACGCAACACCCAGGGGCTGGACGGCTGGTGGCTCTGCTCGCTCCACGGCCGTCAGGGCATCGTCCCTGGGAACCGCCTCAAGATCCTGGTGGGGATGTAcgacaagaagcagcagcagcaagcgCCTGGCCCGGCGCAGGGGCAGgcgccgccgcagccgccggtGCCCCAGCCGGCTCTGCCTTACCACCACCAAGGGGGTTACACCCCGCTGTCGCCCGCCTCGCAGTACACACCCATGCACCCTGCTTATGCCCCCCAAGGGGACAACGTCTACCTGATGCCGGTCCCCAGCAAGGGGCAGCCAGGTCTCTACCCGGGCTCGGCGCCCACCGGACAGTTTCCGCCTGCCCCGGCTAAGCAGCCACCCGCCTACCCGAAGCAGACACCTCCCcatgccttccccagccccagccaggagaTCTACCAGGTGCCAACCTCCCTGGGCCAAGCAGTGGAGGCGTACCCCgggggctctgccagccccccccAGGACGTCTACCAGGTTCCTCCCTCGGCCAGTCAGTCTCAAGACATCTACCAGGTGCCCCCATCGTTGGAcatgagaagctgggaagggcACAAGCCCCAGGGAAAG GTGCTGGTGCCCACCCGTGTGGGGCAAGTGTACATCTACGACTCCCCCAAGGGCGAGCAGGATGCGTACGATTTCCCTCGCCACCTCCACTCTGCTGGCTCCCAGGAGATCTACGATGTGCCACCTGTCCGAGGGGGTGTCCCGAGCCAGTTCAGCCAggag GTCTATGACACCCCCCCCATGGCAGTGAAGGGTCCCAACGGGCAGGACCCAGGGCAGGAGATCTACGATGTGCCCCCCAGCGTGGAGAAGAACCTGCACCAAACT GTGTACGACATCCCCCCCTCGGTAAGTAAGGATGTGCCGGATGGCCCGGCGCGGGAGGAGACCTACGATGTGCCCCCCTCCTTTGCCAAGCAGAAAGCCTTCGACCCCTCCCGCCACCCCCTCGCCCTGGCCCAGCAGGAGCCCTACTTGCCGGAGGATGTCTACGACGTGCCACCGACAGCTGGGAAAGGTGCCCCTGAGCCGCCACTCTCCCATGAGATCTACGACGTGCCCCCCAGCCTCAAGAAGCTGGGTGGGTCGGTCTTCCCCTCCCAGGAGGTGTACGACGTGCCCCGGGACCTGCACACCCTGGGCAAGGGCTCCGTGGACACAGAGGGCGAGTACATCTATGACGTCCCACCGCAAGTGGACCGCGAGGCCAAGGGCGCTGACGCCAAACGCCTCTCGGCCTCCAGCACGGGCAGCACCCGCAGCAACATCTCCACATCCTCGCTGGATGTGGTGCCCGTGAAGGAGCCGGCCAAGGGAGCCGGTAAGGAGTTCTCCCTGGACTTGGATGCTGCCATGGAGACACTGGCCAAGCTCCAGCACGGTGTCGGCGGTGCTGTCTCCTACCTCATGTCCTTCATCGGTGCCAACTGGCGCAGCCCCGAGCACATGGAGGCCAATGCCGCCAGCATCCGCGGGGCAGCCGAGGGTGTCCGGACGGCCCTCCGGGACCTGCTGGAGTTTGCCCGGGGGGCAGTGGGCAATGCCGCCCAGGCCTCCGACCGCTCCCTCTATGCCAAGCTCagcaaacagctgcagaagaTGGAGGAGGTCTACCAGGCCCTGGCACGGCATGGCCAAGCGCTGGACGCTTGCCACTGGGCCCCGAGCGCCCTGGCCGGTGGCAAGCTGGGCACGGATGACTTGGAGCACTTTGTCATGCACTCACGCGGCGTCCCCGATGACACCAAGCAGTTGGCCTCCTTCCTGCATGGCAACGCCTCCCTCCTCTTCAAACGGACAAAGCCGGCGGCGGAGAGTGGCGGCCACGGGCCCCCTCACCCCTCCGACAAGGCCAGCAGCATCCAGTCAcggcccctgccctccccgcccaAGCTACTGGCCCAGGAGTCACCCGATGGGCCCTATGAGAACAGCGAGAGCGGCTGGATGGAGGATTATGACTACGTCCATCTCCAG ggCAAGGAGGAGTTTGAGAAGACCcagaaggagctgctggagaaaggCAACATCATCCGGCAGAGCAAGGACCAGCTGGAGCACCAGCAG CTGAAGCAGTTCGAGCGCCTGGAGCAGGAGGTGACGCGCCCCATCGACAATGACCTGTCCAACTGGAGCCCCCCCCAGCACTACGGCCTGGCACGGGGTGGTGGGGTCCTGTGTCCTGCCGACcgccagctcctcctcttctaCCTGGAGCAGTGCGAGGCCAACCTCACCACGCTCACCAATGCCGTCGACGCCTTCTTCACCGCCGTCAGCACCAACCAACCCCCCAAGATCTTTGTGGCCCACAGCAAGTTCGTCATCCTCAGTGCCCACAAGCTCGTCTTCATCGGGGACACACTGTCCCGGCAGGCCAAGGCCCAGGATGTCCAGCACAAGGTGATGCACTACAGCAACCTCCTCTGCGAGATGCTCAAAGAGATCGTGGTGACCACCAAGGCAGCCGCCCTCCACTACCCTTCTCCCGCCGCCTCTAAGGACATGGTGGAGCGTGTCAAGGACCTTGCCAACAGCACGCAGCAGTTCAGGATGGTGCTGGGCCAGCTGGCGGCCATGTGA
- the LOC140656637 gene encoding chymotrypsinogen 2-like isoform X2, with product MALLWLLSCLALAGSARCGVPAITPVIRGYNRIVNGEPAVPGSWPWQVSLQRHNGFHFCGGSLISENWVVTAAHCGVRTTDTVVVGAYDQDLPSADEQKLAIEKVLPVFKNPKFNMLTIRNDITLLKLATPARLSARVSPVCLPQATDDFPGSMTCVTTGWGLTDPNASETPAVLQQVALPLLTNAQCKQYWGYRIANVMVCAGAAGASSCMGDSGGPLVCQKDGAWTLVGIVSWGSSTCDPNVPGVYARVTMLRNWINSILAAN from the exons ATggctctgctgtggctgctgagctgcctggcGCTGGCGGGCTCTGCCC GCTGTGGCGTGCCCGCCATCACGCCTGTCATCCGTGGCTACAACCGCATTGTCAATGGGGAGCCGGCGGTGCCGGGGTCCTGGCCATGGCAGGTCTCCCTCCAG CGCCACAACGGCTTCCACTTCTGTGGCGGGTCGCTGATCAGCGAGAACTGGGTGGTCACCGCTGCCCACTGCGGTGTCAG GACCACTGACACTGTGGTGGTGGGTGCATACGACCAGGACTTGCCCTCCGCTGATGAGCAGAAGCTGGCCATCGAGAAGGTACTGCCA gtCTTCAAGAACCCCAAGTTCAACATGCTGACCATCCGCAACGACATCACGCTGCTCAAACTGGCCACCCCGGCGCGGCTGTCGGCCCGCGTGTCCCCTGTCTGCCTGCCCCAGGCCACCGATGACTTCCCGGGGAGCATGACCTGCGTCACCACCGGCTGGGGGCTCACGGACCCCAATG CCTCGGAGACGCCAGcggtgctgcagcaggtggcCCTGCCCCTGCTCACCAACGCGCAGTGCAAGCAGTACTGGGGGTACCGCATCGCCAACGTGATGGTGTGCGCCGGCGCCGCCGGCGCCTCCTCCTGTATG GGCGACTCCGGGGGCCCGCTGGTGTGCCAGAAGGACGGCGCCTGGACCCTGGTGGGCATCGtctcctggggcagcagcacctGCGACCCCAACGTGCCCGGCGTCTACGCTCGCGTCACCATGCTCCGCAACTGGATCAACTCCATCCTGGCGGCCAACTGA
- the BCAR1 gene encoding breast cancer anti-estrogen resistance protein 1 isoform X3 has product MNYLNVLAKALYDNVAESPDELSFRKGDIMTVLERNTQGLDGWWLCSLHGRQGIVPGNRLKILVGMYDKKQQQQAPGPAQGQAPPQPPVPQPALPYHHQGGYTPLSPASQYTPMHPAYAPQGDNVYLMPVPSKGQPGLYPGSAPTGQFPPAPAKQPPAYPKQTPPHAFPSPSQEIYQVPTSLGQAVEAYPGGSASPPQDVYQVPPSASQSQDIYQVPPSLDMRSWEGHKPQGKVLVPTRVGQVYIYDSPKGEQDAYDFPRHLHSAGSQEIYDVPPVRGGVPSQFSQEVYDTPPMAVKGPNGQDPGQEIYDVPPSVEKNLHQTVYDIPPSVSKDVPDGPAREETYDVPPSFAKQKAFDPSRHPLALAQQEPYLPEDVYDVPPTAGKGAPEPPLSHEIYDVPPSLKKLGGSVFPSQEVYDVPRDLHTLGKGSVDTEGEYIYDVPPQVDREAKGADAKRLSASSTGSTRSNISTSSLDVVPVKEPAKGAGKEFSLDLDAAMETLAKLQHGVGGAVSYLMSFIGANWRSPEHMEANAASIRGAAEGVRTALRDLLEFARGAVGNAAQASDRSLYAKLSKQLQKMEEVYQALARHGQALDACHWAPSALAGGKLGTDDLEHFVMHSRGVPDDTKQLASFLHGNASLLFKRTKPAAESGGHGPPHPSDKASSIQSRPLPSPPKLLAQESPDGPYENSESGWMEDYDYVHLQGKEEFEKTQKELLEKGNIIRQSKDQLEHQQLKQFERLEQEVTRPIDNDLSNWSPPQHYGLARGGGVLCPADRQLLLFYLEQCEANLTTLTNAVDAFFTAVSTNQPPKIFVAHSKFVILSAHKLVFIGDTLSRQAKAQDVQHKVMHYSNLLCEMLKEIVVTTKAAALHYPSPAASKDMVERVKDLANSTQQFRMVLGQLAAM; this is encoded by the exons ATGAACTACCTG AACGTGCTGGCCAAGGCGCTGTACGACAACGTGGCCGAGTCCCCGGACGAGCTCTCCTTCCGCAAGGGCGACATCATGACGGTGCTGGAACGCAACACCCAGGGGCTGGACGGCTGGTGGCTCTGCTCGCTCCACGGCCGTCAGGGCATCGTCCCTGGGAACCGCCTCAAGATCCTGGTGGGGATGTAcgacaagaagcagcagcagcaagcgCCTGGCCCGGCGCAGGGGCAGgcgccgccgcagccgccggtGCCCCAGCCGGCTCTGCCTTACCACCACCAAGGGGGTTACACCCCGCTGTCGCCCGCCTCGCAGTACACACCCATGCACCCTGCTTATGCCCCCCAAGGGGACAACGTCTACCTGATGCCGGTCCCCAGCAAGGGGCAGCCAGGTCTCTACCCGGGCTCGGCGCCCACCGGACAGTTTCCGCCTGCCCCGGCTAAGCAGCCACCCGCCTACCCGAAGCAGACACCTCCCcatgccttccccagccccagccaggagaTCTACCAGGTGCCAACCTCCCTGGGCCAAGCAGTGGAGGCGTACCCCgggggctctgccagccccccccAGGACGTCTACCAGGTTCCTCCCTCGGCCAGTCAGTCTCAAGACATCTACCAGGTGCCCCCATCGTTGGAcatgagaagctgggaagggcACAAGCCCCAGGGAAAG GTGCTGGTGCCCACCCGTGTGGGGCAAGTGTACATCTACGACTCCCCCAAGGGCGAGCAGGATGCGTACGATTTCCCTCGCCACCTCCACTCTGCTGGCTCCCAGGAGATCTACGATGTGCCACCTGTCCGAGGGGGTGTCCCGAGCCAGTTCAGCCAggag GTCTATGACACCCCCCCCATGGCAGTGAAGGGTCCCAACGGGCAGGACCCAGGGCAGGAGATCTACGATGTGCCCCCCAGCGTGGAGAAGAACCTGCACCAAACT GTGTACGACATCCCCCCCTCGGTAAGTAAGGATGTGCCGGATGGCCCGGCGCGGGAGGAGACCTACGATGTGCCCCCCTCCTTTGCCAAGCAGAAAGCCTTCGACCCCTCCCGCCACCCCCTCGCCCTGGCCCAGCAGGAGCCCTACTTGCCGGAGGATGTCTACGACGTGCCACCGACAGCTGGGAAAGGTGCCCCTGAGCCGCCACTCTCCCATGAGATCTACGACGTGCCCCCCAGCCTCAAGAAGCTGGGTGGGTCGGTCTTCCCCTCCCAGGAGGTGTACGACGTGCCCCGGGACCTGCACACCCTGGGCAAGGGCTCCGTGGACACAGAGGGCGAGTACATCTATGACGTCCCACCGCAAGTGGACCGCGAGGCCAAGGGCGCTGACGCCAAACGCCTCTCGGCCTCCAGCACGGGCAGCACCCGCAGCAACATCTCCACATCCTCGCTGGATGTGGTGCCCGTGAAGGAGCCGGCCAAGGGAGCCGGTAAGGAGTTCTCCCTGGACTTGGATGCTGCCATGGAGACACTGGCCAAGCTCCAGCACGGTGTCGGCGGTGCTGTCTCCTACCTCATGTCCTTCATCGGTGCCAACTGGCGCAGCCCCGAGCACATGGAGGCCAATGCCGCCAGCATCCGCGGGGCAGCCGAGGGTGTCCGGACGGCCCTCCGGGACCTGCTGGAGTTTGCCCGGGGGGCAGTGGGCAATGCCGCCCAGGCCTCCGACCGCTCCCTCTATGCCAAGCTCagcaaacagctgcagaagaTGGAGGAGGTCTACCAGGCCCTGGCACGGCATGGCCAAGCGCTGGACGCTTGCCACTGGGCCCCGAGCGCCCTGGCCGGTGGCAAGCTGGGCACGGATGACTTGGAGCACTTTGTCATGCACTCACGCGGCGTCCCCGATGACACCAAGCAGTTGGCCTCCTTCCTGCATGGCAACGCCTCCCTCCTCTTCAAACGGACAAAGCCGGCGGCGGAGAGTGGCGGCCACGGGCCCCCTCACCCCTCCGACAAGGCCAGCAGCATCCAGTCAcggcccctgccctccccgcccaAGCTACTGGCCCAGGAGTCACCCGATGGGCCCTATGAGAACAGCGAGAGCGGCTGGATGGAGGATTATGACTACGTCCATCTCCAG ggCAAGGAGGAGTTTGAGAAGACCcagaaggagctgctggagaaaggCAACATCATCCGGCAGAGCAAGGACCAGCTGGAGCACCAGCAG CTGAAGCAGTTCGAGCGCCTGGAGCAGGAGGTGACGCGCCCCATCGACAATGACCTGTCCAACTGGAGCCCCCCCCAGCACTACGGCCTGGCACGGGGTGGTGGGGTCCTGTGTCCTGCCGACcgccagctcctcctcttctaCCTGGAGCAGTGCGAGGCCAACCTCACCACGCTCACCAATGCCGTCGACGCCTTCTTCACCGCCGTCAGCACCAACCAACCCCCCAAGATCTTTGTGGCCCACAGCAAGTTCGTCATCCTCAGTGCCCACAAGCTCGTCTTCATCGGGGACACACTGTCCCGGCAGGCCAAGGCCCAGGATGTCCAGCACAAGGTGATGCACTACAGCAACCTCCTCTGCGAGATGCTCAAAGAGATCGTGGTGACCACCAAGGCAGCCGCCCTCCACTACCCTTCTCCCGCCGCCTCTAAGGACATGGTGGAGCGTGTCAAGGACCTTGCCAACAGCACGCAGCAGTTCAGGATGGTGCTGGGCCAGCTGGCGGCCATGTGA
- the LOC140656637 gene encoding chymotrypsinogen B-like isoform X1, producing MALLWLLSCLALAGSARATLSLASCGVPAITPVIRGYNRIVNGEPAVPGSWPWQVSLQRHNGFHFCGGSLISENWVVTAAHCGVRTTDTVVVGAYDQDLPSADEQKLAIEKVFKNPKFNMLTIRNDITLLKLATPARLSARVSPVCLPQATDDFPGSMTCVTTGWGLTDPNASETPAVLQQVALPLLTNAQCKQYWGYRIANVMVCAGAAGASSCMGDSGGPLVCQKDGAWTLVGIVSWGSSTCDPNVPGVYARVTMLRNWINSILAAN from the exons ATggctctgctgtggctgctgagctgcctggcGCTGGCGGGCTCTGCCCGTGCCACCCTCTCCCTGGCAA GCTGTGGCGTGCCCGCCATCACGCCTGTCATCCGTGGCTACAACCGCATTGTCAATGGGGAGCCGGCGGTGCCGGGGTCCTGGCCATGGCAGGTCTCCCTCCAG CGCCACAACGGCTTCCACTTCTGTGGCGGGTCGCTGATCAGCGAGAACTGGGTGGTCACCGCTGCCCACTGCGGTGTCAG GACCACTGACACTGTGGTGGTGGGTGCATACGACCAGGACTTGCCCTCCGCTGATGAGCAGAAGCTGGCCATCGAGAAG gtCTTCAAGAACCCCAAGTTCAACATGCTGACCATCCGCAACGACATCACGCTGCTCAAACTGGCCACCCCGGCGCGGCTGTCGGCCCGCGTGTCCCCTGTCTGCCTGCCCCAGGCCACCGATGACTTCCCGGGGAGCATGACCTGCGTCACCACCGGCTGGGGGCTCACGGACCCCAATG CCTCGGAGACGCCAGcggtgctgcagcaggtggcCCTGCCCCTGCTCACCAACGCGCAGTGCAAGCAGTACTGGGGGTACCGCATCGCCAACGTGATGGTGTGCGCCGGCGCCGCCGGCGCCTCCTCCTGTATG GGCGACTCCGGGGGCCCGCTGGTGTGCCAGAAGGACGGCGCCTGGACCCTGGTGGGCATCGtctcctggggcagcagcacctGCGACCCCAACGTGCCCGGCGTCTACGCTCGCGTCACCATGCTCCGCAACTGGATCAACTCCATCCTGGCGGCCAACTGA